The genomic window CATCGGCTGCGGCACGACCGGGCCGTCATAAGGCTGGTGCTGCGCGAGCCAGGACTCGAAATCGATTGCGAAGTCCGGCGTCGCCAGATGATGGGGATCGATCTTGTAGCTGGACAGGATCTCCGGCGGCGTCGGCACGCTGAGCACCGTAACGCCTCTCGGGATCGCATCGCGCAAGGCATGCAGCATATCGGCATGTCCGATCAGCACGGACGTGCCAGTATCTCCGAGGATGTAGTTGATCTCCTCCGGCTTGAAATGCCAGTTGATCGGCACGCCATAGGCGCCCAGACGCATCGCGGCGTAGGCGGCCTCCAGGAAGGCGATGTCGTTGCGCATCAGCATGCAGACGCAATCACCTGGCTTGACGCCGAGCTTGGCGAGGCCGGAGGCGATGCGATCGGCACGGTCAGCGATTTCGGCGTGGGCACGGCGGCCGCCGGAGACGATGCCGAGGAATTGGGACGTTTCGCTCATTTTTGTTTTCCGATCTTTCGTCGGGTTAAGAAATGTGGAGACCACCAGCCCGTCGCTCCGGGGCGATGCGAAGCATCGAGCCTGGAATCCATTTCACCTCAAAAAATGTGGCTCGATGGATTCCGGGCCTGCGTCTACGGCGCATTCCGGAATGACAAGTTGCTAATCCGCAAATTTCGGCGCGCGCTTCTCCAGATTGGCGCGGACCGCCTCGGTCTGGTTGGCACTGCCGATCAGCTTCTGCTGCTCGACGGATTCGGCGAGCAGCGCGGGGCCCGGATCGACCGAGAGATTGTTGAGCAAACGCTTGCCGGCGCGGATCGCATCGGGACTCTTGCCGGCGATCTCGCGCGCGACTTCGAGGGCGCTAGCGCGCGGGTCGTCGCAGATGCGCGTGGCGAGACCGTAGGTCATCGCCTCCTGCGCGGAGAAGATGCGGCCGGTATAGGTGAGATCGCGCAAGATATCGTCGCGCACGAGCGAGGCCAGGATCGGCGTGCCCGCCATATCAGGGACGAGGCCCCATTTGATCTCCATCACCGACATCCGCGCGTCCGCCGAGAGGAAGCGCATGTCGGCGCCGAGTGCGAGCTGGAAGCCGCCGCCGAAAGCGACGCCGTGCACGGCCGCGATCACCGGCACCGGAAGCTGGCGCCAGCCCCACACCGCCTGTTGCGGGAAGTTCGCCTGGCCATGGGTGCGCTTGGTGAGATCACGATTTTCGCCACCCGGAATTCCGTTGCCACCTTTCTCCTTCATGGCGGCAAAGCGCCCCATGTCGAGGCCGGCGCAGAAGGCGCGGCCCTCGCCGGACAGCACGACGACGCGTACACTCTTGTCGTTCGAGAGACGCTCGGTTGCGGCGACAAGGGCCTCGAACATGGCCTGATCCAGCGCATTCATCTTGTCCGCGCGCACCAGCCGGACGTCGGCAACGCCTTCCGAGATCGAGATCGAGACGCGCTCTTCCATGGATGAATTCTCCCCTGTTCTTGTTCGGTGCCGCTTTACAGGAAGCCGGCGGCCAGATTTAGTCAATCGACCAATTAACTGACAATCCGTACGGGAGAAACAGCCATGTTCAAGGAAAATCTTCTGGCCGGACGGCGCATTCTCGTCACCGGCGGCGGCACTGGGCTGGGCAAGTCGATGGCGGCGCGGTTCCTCCAGCTCGGCGCCGAGGTGCACATCTGCGGCCGGCGCAAGATCGTGTGCGACGAGACCGCGACCGAATTGATGGATCTCCATGGCGGCCGCGTCACCAGCCACGGCGTCGATATCCGCAACGCGCTCGCGGTCGAGGAGATGATCGAGACCATCTTTCGCGACGGCCCCCTCACCGACCTCATCAACAATGCCGCCGGCAATTTCATCTCGCGCAGCGAGGAGCTCTCGCCGCGCGGCTTCGATGCCGTCGCCAACATCGTCATGCACGGCACGTTCTACGTCACCCACGCGGTCGGCAAGCGCTGGATCGCCTTGAAGCAGCCCGGCAACGTCGTCTCGATCACCGTGACCTGGGTGCGCAACGGCTCTCCTTACGTGGTGCCATCGGCGATGAGCAAGTCGGCAATCCACGCCATGACGATGTCGCTCGCCACCGAATGGGGCCGCTACGGCATCCGCCTCAACACCATCGCGCCGGGCGAAATCCCGACCGAAGGCATGAGCAAGCGCATCAAGCCCGGTGATGAAGCCGGCGCACGCACCAAGGCGATGAACCCGATGGGCCGCGTCGGCACCATGGAGGAACTGCAGAACCTCGCAGTGTTCCTGATCTCCGGCGGCTGCGACTGGATCAACGGCGAGACCATCGCCATGGATGGCGCGCAGGCGCTCGCGATGGGCGGCAATTTCTATCAGCTCCGCGACTGGAGCGACGACGACTGGAAAGCCGCGCGCGAGAGCATCATGGCGCAGAACGAGAAGGACCGGGCGAAGCGGGGGTAGTTATCGTCGTCCCGGCGAAGGCCGGGACCCATACGCACTGAATTTTGTTTGGCGAAGATTGGTCACGACCAGTCTTCGTCAAATTGCGTTCAGTGGTTATGGGTCCCGACCGTCGCCGGGACGACGGCGTTGAGAGAGTTGCGCACTCTCCCTCCCCCACCTTGTCTTCACCTGCGGATGACGCCACACTTCCCCGCATAAAAACAAGACGCGACGGGAGAAACATGACCACACAGCCATTGGCCAATCTCGCCGACATGGTGCGCGAGCGCGCGACAAGCCGCGGCGACGCCATCGCCTACGAGTTCGAGGGCCGCCTCACCAGCTTTGCAG from Bradyrhizobium zhanjiangense includes these protein-coding regions:
- a CDS encoding SDR family oxidoreductase yields the protein MFKENLLAGRRILVTGGGTGLGKSMAARFLQLGAEVHICGRRKIVCDETATELMDLHGGRVTSHGVDIRNALAVEEMIETIFRDGPLTDLINNAAGNFISRSEELSPRGFDAVANIVMHGTFYVTHAVGKRWIALKQPGNVVSITVTWVRNGSPYVVPSAMSKSAIHAMTMSLATEWGRYGIRLNTIAPGEIPTEGMSKRIKPGDEAGARTKAMNPMGRVGTMEELQNLAVFLISGGCDWINGETIAMDGAQALAMGGNFYQLRDWSDDDWKAARESIMAQNEKDRAKRG
- a CDS encoding crotonase/enoyl-CoA hydratase family protein, which translates into the protein MEERVSISISEGVADVRLVRADKMNALDQAMFEALVAATERLSNDKSVRVVVLSGEGRAFCAGLDMGRFAAMKEKGGNGIPGGENRDLTKRTHGQANFPQQAVWGWRQLPVPVIAAVHGVAFGGGFQLALGADMRFLSADARMSVMEIKWGLVPDMAGTPILASLVRDDILRDLTYTGRIFSAQEAMTYGLATRICDDPRASALEVAREIAGKSPDAIRAGKRLLNNLSVDPGPALLAESVEQQKLIGSANQTEAVRANLEKRAPKFAD